CCCTCCGCCAATAATGACAACATCGTAAAGCATAAATTTTAAAAAAAATTAATTGCCGGCCAATTCTTCCTGAATCACGGCTTCAAACGAAGAAAGCGGCAAGGCTCCGGTAATATGGCGACCGTTAATGAAAGACGACGGCGTGCCCGAAACGCCTAATTGTCTGCCAAGAGCCGATTCATCCTGAACCGCAGAAAGATACTTTTCCGAATCCAAGCACTCATTGAATTTTTGGGACTCAAGGCCAAGATTTGCGGCGAAACTTTTAAGGTTGGCGTCTGAAAACGCGCCCCGATTCTCACCCTGCTGATTTCCAAAAAGAGCATCGTGGTATTCCCAGAATTTGCCCTGCTCGCCCGCACACCTTGCTGCAACTGCGGCATCATATGATTCCTGGCCCAAAAACGCGAAGTCGCGCCAGACGAAAACAACCTGCCCTGCTTTTACATATTTTTCTTTAATCTGCGGAAGGGTTTGACTCCAAAATCGGCCGCAAAACGGACACTGAAAATCGCCGAACTCCACAAAGACAACAGGGGCCGAAGGATTTCCCAAAACAAAATCGTCTTCCTGAATTTTAAGAAGGGTCTGGGCATCATCGGACAGGCCCGCAACCGCGGCTTGCTCTTTTTTTGATTCAAAACCCGCCTGTTCCTTCTTCGGTCCTCCGACGTACACGACGGCTAAAGCAATAATGGCACCGGCAATAATTACCGATACCGGAATTAAATATTTAGACTTAACTTCTAAATTCATAATATTTATATCTCTTTAAAACCCGGCGTTAATTCCTCGACATTCATCTTAACATCGATGAACCTGTCTTTGCCATCCCCCTCACCTTTAAGCCTGATGGTGTATTCCTGCAAAGCGCTTTCTCTGGGGACTTCAATCCAAAAATCCGCTCCGTCCGAAAATTGCCCCGAAGTCAAAGTTATCATCGGCGGGGAAGAAAGCGGTCCCGAAGATTCCTGGCCGTTAGTGTTATTGCGCAAGTGATACACGGCGCCCGAGAGCGCGGGCGTAATACTATCCACCGAAAGGGCCACTTGTGAATTGAAGCCGAAAAGAGAAACTACGGTTATTATAGTTTCAGTGGAAACGGCGAAAGGAGCGGCGGTAATGCTGACTTCGATATTATTTGAAGAAGAAAGAGAAAAATCTTCCGGCAGCTCCTGGACATTGATTGAAATTCTATTTTCACCAGCATTTGCTCCACGCTCAATTATAACTTTAGCTGTATAACTCCCGACAGAAGAATAAGTATGAACAACTTCTTTTGATGTTTCTGTTACGCCGTCAAACTTAGCGCCTATTGCGGGATTTGTCGGATCGCCGCAAGCGCCGGTCGCCGACGAAACATTCGCGCTTCCGTTATTGCAATTCCACCAAAAAGTATAATTTATCGAACCTGCTCCGCCGGCAACGCTTGCGGTCAGATTTGTTGAAAGAGGAACAAAACCGGAAGACGGCAGCGCTGAAAGAGAAACGGAAAAATCGGCGCAGGCGTCGCCCGAACCGGTAATGCCGTAATTTGAGCCGGAAAAATTAATCCAGCCGATCACATCCGAACCCCACGCCCAGCCTTGCCAGACGCACTGGCTTGCGCTTACGCCGTAATTAGAGCCGGAAAGAGAAATCCAGCCGTCCCAGCCGCCACCGTTAGCCAAAGCCCTTGCCCAGCCGGTTACAGCGCCGTTATTTTTGTTAAAATTTGCCTGACACGGCGAATTAGGACATCCGCCCAAATCGCCCTGATTAAAGGTTATCCAACCGACATTGTCCGACCAGGCATAACCGGAAAGGCGGCCGTTTGAAGCAACCGTAACGCCGTAATTTACTCCCCCGCCTTGATTGGTTGAGTTAAAACTAATCCAGCCGGTATTTCCGGACCACGCCCAACCGGATAAATTATGCTCAGAGCCTGCAAAAACAACGAGAGCGTAAAGGGAAAAACTCAAAGCGAAAAACAAAAGCGCAAGACATAAGATATTTTTAGTTTTACGCTGTTGTTTTACATTTTGCATTTTACACTTTTATTTTAACACATATCTATTCTTTCATATAAGCGTCTCTTGTATATTTATTGCCGGCGTCCCAAACCATCCAGCCAGTTAATCCGGCGTCATAAACGGCCTGCATTTGCGCTCTGACCATTCCCGCGTCGTAAGTCGCGCCCAAATCAAAATCCTGCAGCCACGGCCGAAGTTTTGAAGGACTGGAACTCGCGGCCGTCAGACGTCCCGAGGCCACGGTCATCGCCTGATGCACGATTTCGTAAGGATGCAGAGCCGGATTTTTAAAATTATTAAAGCCGGGCGGATAGTGGGACGGGTAAACCATGGGAGCTATGTAGTCAAAATACAAAGCGGCGTTTTCCAAAACCTGACCTATGTTAAGGTCGTCGTAATTAACCGTAACCATTCCGAATAAATCCACGGACAACGGTAATCCGACTCCGTCCAATTCCCTCCTTAGATAGGCGAAAAAATCGCCGATGACTTCCGCCGGAGGCGTTACTTCATCCCAATAATCATATTTAATATCTTTCATATTTCCGTCTGAAGGAAAACGCACATAGTCAAAATTCAGTTCGTCAAAACCCGCTTTTTCCGACGCTTTAGCCACTAAAACGGTATAAGCCCAAAATTCTTTGGCCGCGGGATCAATCCAAGTTAAACCTTTACGGTCTTTCCAAACACTGCCGTCTTTTTTCTTGACCGCGAGATCCGGACGCTTGGAAACAAAATACGGGTCCTGAAAAACGCTAATGCGGCCGATTACATATATATTTTTCTGGTGGAGATATTCAATAAATTCTTTAATATCGATTATCCTTTTTTCGGACGAGCCCAAATCTTTAATGTGGGCGTCATCCGTTTCAAACGATACCCGCCCGCTGTAATCCTTAATATCAATCACCACGGCGTTAAGTTCGGTTTCCTCCACAAATTTCACCAGGTTTTCGCGCCAATCGGCAGTGCCCGCCACCCAGCTGGTCATATAAATAGCGCGAGTCGGCTCCGGCGTCCGAAGATGCTGAATTTTTTCTTGAGAAGGCGCGGCTATTTCATTTCCCGGAGCGATATAAGAAATGCGGTTGTTGCCGCCAAAAACCAAAAAAAGAGACGCGACTCCGATAAAAGCGGCCGCCCCTAATCCAAAGTAATTTTTGAATCTGCCCATCCATTCATTATAGCTTGATTAATCTTTCCCAAAAACCTCTGGCCGTTCATGAGAACCGCGCCTATGACGCGATTATCTTTCATAAAAATTTTTATATGCTCTTTTTTTTCTTTATCAAAGCGGATTTCTTCGGTTTTTACGCCGAACTTTTCGTCAAAGGGGCCGACATCGCCGA
The genomic region above belongs to Candidatus Niyogibacteria bacterium and contains:
- a CDS encoding putative glycoside hydrolase, whose protein sequence is MGRFKNYFGLGAAAFIGVASLFLVFGGNNRISYIAPGNEIAAPSQEKIQHLRTPEPTRAIYMTSWVAGTADWRENLVKFVEETELNAVVIDIKDYSGRVSFETDDAHIKDLGSSEKRIIDIKEFIEYLHQKNIYVIGRISVFQDPYFVSKRPDLAVKKKDGSVWKDRKGLTWIDPAAKEFWAYTVLVAKASEKAGFDELNFDYVRFPSDGNMKDIKYDYWDEVTPPAEVIGDFFAYLRRELDGVGLPLSVDLFGMVTVNYDDLNIGQVLENAALYFDYIAPMVYPSHYPPGFNNFKNPALHPYEIVHQAMTVASGRLTAASSSPSKLRPWLQDFDLGATYDAGMVRAQMQAVYDAGLTGWMVWDAGNKYTRDAYMKE
- a CDS encoding DsbA family protein, with translation MNLEVKSKYLIPVSVIIAGAIIALAVVYVGGPKKEQAGFESKKEQAAVAGLSDDAQTLLKIQEDDFVLGNPSAPVVFVEFGDFQCPFCGRFWSQTLPQIKEKYVKAGQVVFVWRDFAFLGQESYDAAVAARCAGEQGKFWEYHDALFGNQQGENRGAFSDANLKSFAANLGLESQKFNECLDSEKYLSAVQDESALGRQLGVSGTPSSFINGRHITGALPLSSFEAVIQEELAGN